A region of the Scatophagus argus isolate fScaArg1 chromosome 6, fScaArg1.pri, whole genome shotgun sequence genome:
GCGCTGCTAAAAGGTGAAGACTGACTGGTGGGTGGATGTTGTGAtactgaccatcacaccaacagggactttaatgacgtctcattctaaacacacagacagctttgcagctctaacagcttccactcttctgtgaaggctttccacaacatgttggagtgtttctgtgggaatttgtgcccattcatgcagtagagcatttgtgaggtcacacactgatgttggaccaaaaggcctggctcacaatctccgttccagttcatcccaaaggtgttggatggggttgaggtcagggctctgtgtgggccagtcaagttcttccacaccaaactcatccaaccatgtctttatggagctttgctttgtgcactggggcacagtcatgctggaatagaaaagggccttcaacaaactgttgccacaaagttggaagcatagcattgtccaaaatgtcttggtacgctgaagcattaagatttcccttcactggaagtcaggggccgagcccaaaccctgaggagcAGCCCCACAAAGAGgggtgtcccaatatttttgtctatataatgtattttgtttggttGAAAGCATGATTAGATTTTGATATAAAAACatatagaaatgaaaatgaaaacacttcacttctgttaaatataaaatgtaggTTTTCAATGATGTGTGTAAACTGGAGACTGAAGGAATGTGAGTGTacactgtagtgtgtgtgtttggtgcagGAAGTGAGTGTGTGGTATGGCTGCAGGCCAGGCTGAGTGGAATAATTGATTGGCGATTGACCCTCCACTGCCACTGAGGACTGTCCTCTGCACTGCATTACTGCACAGACCCATCTGGTCAACAgcatgtgtgcagctgtgtgtgtgtgtgtgtgtgtgtgtgtgtgtgtgtgtgtgtgggatccTTCTGCCCGCAAACCGCAGCCACAAACCAACAACCAACAGAAAGGCCTGAGTGACCTGCgacacaacaaaaatgaattcaGCTTGAGAAACACTGACTGGTTGATTCTGACAAAAtgctgaatcacacacacacacacacacacacacacacggggaaGTGAAACATGAATGGAAGTGAACACGGTGGTTTGAGAGAATCAGCAGGAACTCGACCCCTCGTTAAAAGGTTGACTCAGTAAATCGCCTCGTGACCGCCGtcaacaggaaataaaataacacgGAGGAAGTTCCCCTTAAGTGAATTCCTGGCAACAAATAATGAGCTAAAACTGCTCGGGAGCATAAAGAAGAtataaaaagcacaaaacagtCTGCAGCACAATAATACTGAATTATAACACCAGTTGTGCACTTATTTGTGATAGTGCGAATTACTGTGATAACAGTTATTCTGCTTGGATACTTTAAGGAGAAAATGTGGAGGTAATTTCCCCTTCTTTCAGGTAAAATGTGTCCCATTTTCTGTGATTCAcacaccttcctcctcctcctcctcctcctcctccgccttcTCGTTCAGAGATCAGCACATCATCCCActctcatttatttgtttgtttgccgCTTAGGTTTGTTTATTACTGTACTTTCAAAGCACAGGACAAGGTTAGATTTGCTGTTTGGGCATATTTTCTCCTGTGATAGCATGTTTGAATTTGTCTACTCAGCATGCGgcatgtcagagtgtgtgtgtgtgtgtgtgtgacagtgtggagCCGGTGGAGGCAGGGCATGTGCTCAGGGGTCGCAGCAGCAGTACGGCGCCACCGGTGCCAAATTGCTTTCCTGGGCGCGTCAGACAGGTTCCGGCTCGGGACGGGGtggcagcccccccccccagtccCCCCGGCTCTGTGGGGGCTCCTGGCCCCGGGGTCACTAACTCAATCACCAGATCAGGAGTTATAATTATTAATACCCCGTGAGCGTTAACAGCACGCAGGTGATTTATCAAAAATGTCGATTGCATTTTGCGCAGGGTGACAACTTTTTGAAGCCAAACGCGTCCCCGGGGAGCCTAACTGGAGCACAGGAACAACCGAGTGGGCCTCTGCTAAACGAGAAGGCCTGAACGGCACCAGGGAGGCCGTTGTTTATGTAGCAGCCAgttcttcacaataaaagcatccATAAGATTTACCCCCTGCTGCTAAATGTGGATCATGTGCAAGGCTGACAGAGGACGACCACAGTTTGCCCCCCACAGTGAAAAACTACAGTGAATGTCTTATTACTGCTGCTACCCTCTCAGTGCTCCTCGTCTCTAAATGAATGTACCACCCCAAAGTGCAGCCAGATTCCTTTTGTAAATGAATATGCACGGCAGGGCGGTGAAGGCCACGTTGGTTTTGCTTAATACTTGCTTAATATtctctggaaaaaaaggaaaagaacttCTGTCACAACTTTCATTGAGTGTACAATAAAGAACATCTAATTCGTAGGGGTGGAACAATCCATCGATCCAGCATCACTGACGCAAAGCGACAGCACTGTCACATGGTCATCTTTGAGATACAAAACTGTCATGGCGCCATGCAGTGGTAGTAAGGGTAACGAGAAGACAGTGAGGATATTTACTGTTCCAAATCACAAGCGTGGAAATAATTTGGATTTTGGAGAAACGCCGAGTCTTTAAGATCAGGAAACACGACGACCGCGAGCAGACGTCTGACTCAGCAGGCCGCTAACTGGCTGCTCGCATGACGTTAACGTTAGCTGCTCTGTTTTAAGGCCGTTTCAGGAGGTGCAGTAATCGCaaagaataaatattttgtgCGATTTGCTAAGCAGTGAGTGGAGGAAAAGTTTGCTCGCCGCTAGGCTAATTTATGCATCACAAAAGCGCAAGCTAACAACTGACtatcaaaaaaaagaaaccacacaacaaaaacacaaacaaaatgagaataATTTTATCTCTGAATGCTGAGTGGTCTCACTGAGctgaattttaaactttttactTTAGTTAAATGTTCTTGTTTAATGTGTGTTAGGGGAGTCAGTTTAACTCAAACATTGGTTACTTGTGGTAACCCCCGATGCTATGAGTAGAAGCATTGCTCTCTGAGCTGATAAAGTAGTTTGATGAGTTTACCGTTATTTCCAGTTATTGGTGTGTTGTGTCCATAAACGGACACATTGCAGCAGCTTCTTCCGTGCTAAATGAACAGGTGATGTGGTCTCGTATTGATCACAGACATGATGTCACATCACGATCAAAGTGGTGATTTACACTGCAAATCAATGACAAAACTCAGCCTTATTTACTCAGACACAAAACTGGTCAGTTTGTATGATCTGATTTAACACCATGTGGGCAGCACAGTGTAAACTCTGTACATTAAAGTCCTGGATTCTGACACAGGTGCACAGGTGAGCTGAAATTTCACTCAGGTGATACAAACTGTCACTCGGTGATCACCCTGaataacagcagcaggtgaaggAGGCGGAGGCTGAGGTTCTTCTCCGTCTTATTAACAGGATGTGAATCTATCAGCTGCTTCCACTCTCtgtttatggtgtgtgtgtgtgtgtgtgtgtgtgtgtgtgcgcaccgTAGGTAAGCTGAGCCGAAGAGACGCTGACTGTGTTGAatctcagcagcagctccagacGCCAGAGACACACTGCgcctccctctccatcctcctcactgcttcacttgttttgtttctcagatgGACTCTGCCCTGATTTATGGAAAGAAAAGCCCACAGCGTAGTCATGGTGATCTCTCAGTCTGCctcacgcacacgcacacacacacacacacacacacacacacacacacacacacacacaccacaggtCTGTTACCTCATCGCACTGCAGaccatcttcatcttcctctgtgtatgtgtgtgtctgttttaagcacacacacacacactctgactctgTGAGGTGATGGCTGTCACACTGCTCAACATTTCCTCTGAGTcagcaaaaacaggaagaggaggagagtgatggagaggcTGAacgaaggaggagaaggaggagaaggaggagaaggaggaggacataTTAAgggaaaattaaaatttgaattgaggtgagagctgtgtgtttCTCCCCTCTTTAAAAAGGACTTCATCAGTCTGTAACTGAATTGTTTTTTGGTGTGAACATGAGCACGGTGCAGGGTGACAGCATGCACAGGTGTGTCCTACACAGGTGAGTCAGTGTCTCAGGGATAAGAGCCAAACGTTAGTGACCATACGTGTGAATTAAGCTGAAATATCCACACTGACGAACGGTTTTATAGGAAAGAAATGTTCAAAATTCTGCACTGCAGCGAAAGAAATCTGATTCTTTGTCAAGAGGAAAAGCTGATGCGCGTGTTAACGTTCACTCACTGTTATCCAAACAACAAATTCAACTCAAAAATGCGCCACTTTGGTGGTTTTGATTCTGAGTTTATGTGAAAGAAAACCTCAGCTGAACACATTTTGTTCCAGCCTTCCTGCggtttaaataaagtttgaaagACTGAGATCACACACaaccagaaacagaaataagctCAcgtgaaacaggaaacacacacctgcagaggctgcaggacacacacacacacacacactgtgagttATGTGACTGAAGTGAGCCGCCACCCACCGAGTCTGACTGCGGTGTCACATCAGCAGCAAACCGGGGAGGCATCTGCCTCATCCGGCGCTGCTTCTGCAcccagagaggaagaggaggaggaggaggaggaggaggagagcgcGCACTaacgcgtgcacacacacagtggacatCGGGGGTATCATGCAAAGCTTGTCCTATGGACTCACTCAAAACACCCGGTGAGTGATGCGGAGGAGCTCGTCCAGCAGGCCGGCTGACAGGCGGCCAAAGCCGGGCAGCGCAGAGGCTGAGTGCGCCTCCACCGGTgctcctcacacacacgcagacatcAGGCTGTGATGTGCCGCATCTCCCGCAACATCCCGCACTGCAGAGCGGACAAACCGCAGCTCGACTTGAGTCATCAGGACGAATCAGAGCCGAGCGGCAGAGGACGAAAAACAGCTGATTCAGACTCAGCTGGTTGCAGGAAACGATTCATTTCACTCCACATGacgatgataataataataataataatgataataataataataataatgataatttgacttcatgataataacaataacaataataataataatatatacacGTTAATTAGATTTTGACATTCGTCAGCacattatttttacatcttATTCTATTCTATCAGTTATCAGCACCCATTAAATTAATCTGGCATATTTATTAGAAGTCCACATTATATGACTATAAATTATATTTTCCACACtaaattattttatatcattcacagtaaaaatgtttgttgGGTGAAAGTTTAAGTGGAGTTACAGCGTCAAGCTTCTTTTCGATTATTTTTacttcacaaataaaataatttagaCTGTAAGAAATCATTTACTTCAtcaatttaaatgtgtttatgtgcgaGGAAACTGAGCCGATGTGAAATGAGACGGACGCCCCAGGAagccttttctctttgtttttcaaaataaaacctttgaTGGAAGAATGACGGCGGCGGCAGGCTGACGGGTTTTGGGACAGAAActttttattaaacattatGAAAACAAGATTCTCAACAACGTTCCACTTTGAAGGTTTTTCACTTGTTGACACGTTAGGACACGTTCATTGAATAAATATAGAAATCATATGTACAGATATACATTAACAGCACTGTGCAGAAGTCTGCTTTGCTTTATTATTCATCcagtttttattattcaaaTCTGTAGGCTCTGCTGGATTTAATGTGAGGTTTAAAATCGAATTAAAACGAAGAAAAGCCGTGAAGAAATTTTGATTAATTTGCAGGATTCATTTAGATCATTTTTGACAGAAAGGATGGAACATTTGGGGAGCAATAAAAAATGTCTCACATTTATTTCGCATTTTCGAGCGGTTTTTCTGCGGCATTTTGACCTGATAATTCCAGCCTCTGTTCCGTCAGGCAGCTCAGACGCTTCTGCACAATATTGCACATATATCTaggcagcagaaaacacactaaCCAGGGGTTTCTGGTGGACAGAATAATGCAAAGAGTTACTCCAAGAACAGTAAGCTCCACCAGCAGGCAAACTCTCCTCTTTTCAAACAGTCACGCATCCTCCTGTCGGACCGCATTAAGACGCCGGGCTGCGGGGCGAACCCGCAGGCCCGCACTCAGTTTTTCCTCTACAAACGTccaaagtaaaaaacaaaacaaaacaacaaaaaaaaaaaaataaaagagaaagttTTTAATCATCAGTTTTGGTGCATAGAGTTTTAGCAGCGAGTGCAGTCCTTGTCCGTCTAATGATCGAGGCTTTACATCCAGTTTCTAACAGATCAAAGGTCCTATCAAAACCAAAGTCCGGTCGGATCTCTTCTTAGTGCAGTATAGGCTTGCCTTTGACATTACACATGTTCAGTTAGGAGGAGGATACCATAGACGATTTGCATGCTGTaacatacaaacattttgtaTTAAGACATTTCGAAGAATCCAAGCAACAAAAGcggttttctttaaaaagagaaaataacacagTTCACTGTTTTTTCTCTACACGTTATGTACAGGTGGAAATAAATACAGTCTAAAATCTGGCTCAGTTAATCTCTTTTTgtcgtttttcttttctttttaaaacaatagaaaaattGATTGAAAATAGCAGTTAAAGACGCATCCAGGTTAGCAGATTGTTGCATTTTCGTCCGCAGTCCTTGCACCTCTCCGGGGTGGAGGTTTATGACGGGAGGAAGGGACACTTTCTGTGGCTTTTTGCATACCCAGGCCTGACTGGggacgggggaggaggagggaaccATGGCCCATGCTTTCATACATGTGGGGGGACTGTGGGAGATGACTGGAGGTTACCATACATGTCCTGCATGCAGGGTCGCAAATGGGGACGGGAAACTATTGACTTGCACTACTCAAAGTCTCTTGTCTGCTTCCACACAAACAGTCTGTGGAGCCCAAAGAGAGGCGGCGTACTGCTGTTCCTGCTTCCGCTCCAGTCCAGTGATGTGAAATCTTTCCCTCAGCTTTAAGACAaactcatctctctgtgtgttaaGACAGTCCAGTTAAATGTCATAAGACTTCCGACCAGGTTCAGCGGAGACAAGTGGACAGGCTAAGTGATCCCATGTGCTCACCTGACAGCTCGGAGGGAGCCTACAGAAGTTTAAGACTCAAAATGCGCATCTAATGCTCGTTATTTGACTCGTCGTGTGTGAAGTCTTTTCTGTCGAGggaaaaactgtaaacaaaatacaaacgCAGAAAAATATAAGTTAATGTAacaaggatgtgtgtgtgtgtgggtgtaattcagagtctgtgctgtcagtctgtctcacaTGAAGAACTCGGTGCTGGCCTGTTTCCCGGACGGGTCTCTCGTGTTCGCGGATCCGCCGGCACTGTAGGTCCGGCTGGCCAGCTTCTCGTACTTCTCCTTGTACAGATCCCGCTCCTTGACGAGGCGCGCCACGTcctgcttcagctgctccacctgGCTCTGCAGGGTGCACTTCTCGGTCTCCAGCATGTGTCTCTGCTGGACGCGTTTGAAGCGGCAGGACTGCGCGTAGCCGCGGTTCTTCAGGGTGCGTCTCTTCTGCTTCAGGCGGATCACCTCCTCTTTGCTGAAGCCCCGCAGCTGCCGGTTCAGCTCGCGCACCGTCATGCTGACCAGCTGCTCGTCCGAGAAGCGGTCCTCCAGGCGGGCGTGGTGGccgtggtggtggtgatggtggtggtgatgggcCTGGTGGTGATGGCCCACGGAGGCCGTGGACAGGTCCTCCCCGACGTACTGCTGCCCGCGGAAGCCCTCGTAggcctggtggtggtggtgatggtggtgcgCGTTGCCGATGAGGGCCTCCACCGCGTCCTCCGGGGTCAGGTTGAGCGCCTCGGGGTTGATGTGGTGCTGGTAGCTGGGGATCCAGTACAGGTCCTCCAGCTGAGGCTTGCCGGCGCTGCCGTGATTGTTGTTGccgctgctgttgttgctgctgccgctgctgttgACCCCGCTGGTCAGACTCTGGCTGGGCTGCGCGCCCGGGCTCGGGGCGCAGAAGCTCGGCGAGGAAGGCACGGATGAGCAGGGTGTGCTGATCGGGGTGGAGGACAGAGAGCCCGACGGGAGGCGGTGGCAGTAGCGGTCGGCCTCCGGCGGCTCCTTCTTCACCTCAAACTTCATCAGGTCAAAGTCGTTGACGTACTCGATGGCCAGAGGGCTGTTGGGCAGCTCCGCGCTCATGGCGAGGTCGGTGGCCATTTCAGTCCATGCGACAACTCCTGCCCTCACAGCCAAACCGACGGCGGGCAGCCCCCTCGGATACAGAttgcacagaggaataaaagcCTGTATGGTGTATATAtagacacacgcacacgccCGGTGCGTGGGGCTGCTGCAGGGCCGGCGGGTGGGTGGAGAAACTTTTTAAGGCTGCTGCTCGTCCCTAAGACAACTTCTATATATAGTGGCGTGAATATACGTCTGCATGTAAATGAACTTGTACACCTGCCAGTTTGCCTCTGCTCGCTGCTCTTGTTGACAACTTATCCCAGGTCAAATGCACGCTTTAATACCCGGAGCCCCCGGGGCGGCTGAAACTCGAGCCCGGTGAATTTGGAGACACCAACCTGTCTTGTCCTCGCTTCACCTCTGCAGCCCACTTGCCTCCTTGTGATTTAACGGCCTCGGTTCTGCTCGGTCAAGTAACACGAAAGGTTTTGGTGCGTTATAAATATTTTCCAAGCATCCTTCTTCGCCTCCTGCTGTTTACAACTTGGTCATGAAGTCCCAGGCTGGAGCGGGCCGGGGTCACTGCAGCATGGCCCGGGTTGACAGTTTCTCACACAGTCAGGCCGGACGGTGTGTGACAGTCACAGAGCGCAGCGCAGCGCAGGCGTGCGTAAAGGTGTGCCAAAAAAGTCCCGGGACTCCAAACTGGAATGGCACGTGCAGAAGTTTTCAAAGTTCACATGCATGGAGAAGAATGTgaggctgcagctcctcctcggAGACACAGGAGAATCTGGTCCCCTGGTGCTGTGGTCAGTCCAGTCCAGATTCCGTTCAAGCAGCGGATTACTGACAGCTTCGGTCCCCACGGTCCTGTCCCCCTCACCGGGGCGCGCTGCTGACCTTACgagttcactgtgtgtgtgtgtaattatgcaAGAGGTGATAAATTCCAGCTGGTTTTCTCTCAAACTGTTTCTACAAGCTTCTCGGTGCAACCACGCAGTGTTACTGAGACGCTGGGAGGCAAATCTGCTCTTATAAAGACAGCGTGGGCCTCTCCGACCCTCCCACACAGGGGTGTGACGGGCCAATGGGAGGGGATCACAGCACAGCATTTGCATCCTCCTACAGCCGAGCGTCCACTCTGCTCTGCCGAGTGGAGCCGAGCGGAGCCGAACGGAGCCGAAGCGGCGCAGGGAGAACAGGTGCAGCAGATCCCCCCTCTAGTGACCGAGCAGGTGCTACTGCACGGCGGGGTAAGACGAGAGCTCCGGGAGTTTCTCCGGGAAAAAAACCCTGTTTACTCGGAACAGAGAAACACTTTTCACCGTTATGTGAGAAGGCCGTCACAGCCTCACATTCAGCAAGTCATCACAGGGACGAGAAGAGGCTCCGTAATGATCGTACGCGACGTAAAACCCTTTGATCAAATTTAAATGGTGAACTTTTTAGATTCAGAAATACAGGAAGTGTCTCAGCTTTTCTCTTTGCAACACTTAAGGTTCAAACTCATGCAGAACATTTAGTTTCTGAAACAGTTTCAGAGTTAAATAAATGCAGGTTTTTGAGGTTTgagggtttttttctgttacaacTGCATTCAACCAATGCgtcttaaaaataaaactttatggctaaaataaatgatatttaATATTCTGAGGCGTAAGAGATAATAAAGGACGAAAAGGAGGAATAAAACGTGCTTTTCAGCTGACAAAGTGAGAACACGAGTCAAAGTGCTCAGCAGCAAATGAACCGTTATTGATATGATCAAATATGGCGCCAAATCAAACACATTCTGCCTTATTAGCTTTATTAAAAACAGCTTATTGCATCCACTTGACTCGTTCGGGCCTCTCAAAGGAAGCCCGAGGACGCGTCTGACACCACAAACTACCGAATCTATCAATACCGATCGACTGGAGGCCCCTCTGCCAAAAATCAATGCGCATTTCCGCGCGCAGCCACGGCGCGGCCTGCGCACGGGTTAAGTATGATTGGATGGTCCTGGCTCCACGGGCTTTTCATTCGCAATTAACCACAAATTGCATCCCGTCTCATCTCCGCGGATCGACGGATAATTAAGCCCCGCCAGGCGCGTCTTCATTCGGGACACATACGTCTTTTTTTTGCTGGCGGGAGGTTGAGCAGGATGTCGATACGCATCACGGGGAGCAGGGACACTTAAACCGGGACCCGCTGCACATGACCCGTTTAGCCTTTTCAGCAGCGGGGCCCCTCCGGTCCCGGTATGAGTGATATATGTGCAGAATAAAGTGCGTATCTGCCGGAAAAGAACAGGTGGCAGTAAGTTTCACTCGGTCAGACGCGAACAGGAAAACCTTGCGCAGCTGCTGAGCTTAACTTCCAGTCCGAAACGGCCATGAAATACGCGC
Encoded here:
- the mafaa gene encoding transcription factor MafAa; amino-acid sequence: MATDLAMSAELPNSPLAIEYVNDFDLMKFEVKKEPPEADRYCHRLPSGSLSSTPISTPCSSVPSSPSFCAPSPGAQPSQSLTSGVNSSGSSNNSSGNNNHGSAGKPQLEDLYWIPSYQHHINPEALNLTPEDAVEALIGNAHHHHHHHQAYEGFRGQQYVGEDLSTASVGHHHQAHHHHHHHHHGHHARLEDRFSDEQLVSMTVRELNRQLRGFSKEEVIRLKQKRRTLKNRGYAQSCRFKRVQQRHMLETEKCTLQSQVEQLKQDVARLVKERDLYKEKYEKLASRTYSAGGSANTRDPSGKQASTEFFIFSLDRKDFTHDESNNEH